A genome region from Flavobacterium sp. CFS9 includes the following:
- a CDS encoding DoxX family protein: MNNVASILLLAFLALTFLQSGYEKIFYWKDNVEWLKGHFAQTRLKNQVPLALLHLLVMELISGILCVVGAIQLLTDSGREFGLYGAIFSCITLLMMLFGQRLAKDYDGARTIVIYFIPAVMAVYWLN; encoded by the coding sequence ATGAATAATGTTGCCTCCATTTTACTATTAGCATTTTTAGCTTTAACCTTCTTACAGTCCGGATACGAAAAAATATTTTACTGGAAAGACAATGTCGAGTGGCTTAAAGGACATTTTGCCCAAACAAGACTTAAAAATCAAGTACCACTTGCCCTGCTTCATCTCTTAGTTATGGAATTGATCTCCGGAATTTTATGTGTTGTTGGAGCGATACAATTGCTCACCGACAGTGGTCGCGAATTTGGTTTATACGGCGCTATATTTTCCTGTATCACATTGTTAATGATGCTTTTCGGACAGCGGTTAGCCAAAGATTATGACGGTGCAAGAACCATCGTTATCTATTTTATTCCGGCAGTAATGGCGGTTTACTGGTTGAACTAA
- the sprC gene encoding gliding motility protein SprC, protein MIQKITPNFTKLVLLFSLVVLTRLNSYAQTPVIGPQQLPFERICAGLIVNGVVFNEYFATFSYVDFPAGTTFAVELSDEAGNFTNPTPTTTLSITDDAALKQQTIKFAIPTNLKGSDVYSLRVKSLNTTPVVYSPRFKNAVGNPTFAVYYSTYVSSFYINEKQPTASFCAGGNLTLSVYNPTPSDQASSPANYPNLKYKWYKDGVVINGQSSKDLIVNAAGKYYAEIDYGFCSDVNFSSNRVDVTTSGSGGSAVTISSSLGNPFCASGSGTVLTATSGNTYVWKKDGAIISGATTRSINANVSGVYTVQVDFGGCSATGTIDLKSNSFNASIDAPETTSLNEGETLNVSVTTDASSPTFEWFLNGNAIAGATSSSYVVSVPGNYKVKVSQASGCVSSQEFSFKVTGQMGPTTVIPNVVSLQNPYWNIPDVYKTAQTKIIVLSTNGEIVYEGAGSDYDPQVNSFIKDFKNVNPVYYYVIKSDSGEKKGSITVIR, encoded by the coding sequence ATGATTCAAAAAATTACCCCAAATTTTACCAAATTAGTGCTTTTGTTTTCTTTAGTTGTTTTAACTAGATTAAATTCATATGCCCAAACACCGGTGATAGGACCACAGCAGCTTCCCTTTGAGAGAATCTGCGCTGGTCTTATCGTCAATGGTGTTGTGTTTAATGAATATTTTGCAACGTTCAGCTATGTGGATTTTCCGGCTGGAACAACTTTTGCCGTTGAACTTTCAGATGAGGCAGGAAATTTTACAAATCCAACACCTACTACTACACTTTCGATTACAGATGATGCTGCTTTAAAACAGCAGACCATTAAATTTGCGATTCCAACTAATCTAAAAGGATCGGATGTATACAGCTTACGCGTTAAAAGTTTAAATACTACACCTGTAGTATATAGCCCAAGATTTAAGAATGCTGTCGGAAATCCGACTTTTGCTGTTTATTACAGTACTTATGTAAGTTCGTTTTATATTAACGAAAAACAACCAACAGCCTCTTTTTGTGCTGGTGGAAATCTTACTCTTTCCGTTTATAATCCTACCCCTTCTGATCAGGCTTCTTCACCTGCTAATTACCCAAATCTAAAATACAAATGGTACAAAGATGGTGTGGTAATTAACGGACAAAGCTCTAAAGATTTGATTGTAAATGCAGCAGGAAAATACTACGCTGAAATTGACTATGGTTTTTGTTCTGATGTAAACTTTAGTTCTAACCGTGTTGATGTAACCACGTCAGGATCGGGAGGATCAGCTGTTACTATTAGCTCTAGTTTAGGAAACCCATTTTGTGCATCCGGATCAGGAACTGTTTTAACGGCTACATCCGGAAATACTTATGTATGGAAAAAAGACGGAGCAATAATTTCCGGGGCTACTACTCGTAGTATTAATGCAAATGTATCAGGAGTTTATACTGTACAGGTTGATTTTGGAGGATGTAGTGCTACAGGAACTATCGATCTAAAAAGTAATAGCTTTAATGCGAGTATAGACGCACCGGAAACCACTTCATTAAACGAGGGGGAAACTCTGAATGTTTCGGTTACAACAGATGCTTCGAGTCCTACTTTTGAATGGTTTTTAAATGGAAACGCAATTGCGGGTGCAACATCAAGTTCTTATGTTGTATCTGTTCCAGGTAATTACAAAGTTAAAGTTTCTCAGGCATCAGGCTGTGTTTCTTCTCAGGAGTTTAGTTTTAAAGTGACAGGACAAATGGGACCAACTACTGTTATCCCAAACGTAGTAAGTCTCCAGAATCCTTATTGGAATATTCCTGATGTTTATAAAACGGCCCAGACCAAAATCATAGTTTTGAGTACCAACGGGGAAATTGTGTATGAAGGAGCAGGCAGTGATTATGACCCTCAGGTCAATTCGTTTATAAAAGATTTTAAAAATGTCAATCCGGTATATTACTATGTCATTAAATCCGATAGTGGTGAAAAAAAAGGATCAATAACTGTAATAAGGTAA
- a CDS encoding type IX secretion system membrane protein PorP/SprF — protein MKKILLFITLFYGFSNTLYSQDKNEDGVVSFSLPIRNSLKFNRYLINPAFSFVRETNAYASFYNKRQWVQFENAPNTYLANYSGRFRENEAFAFGLFQQNYGLMTVFGGIGNFAHNIVLEQDSNLTFGLNVGVYQSGLNKGKIITNDPNILMGDYPSNTLLTVNPGVNYGTEFLDFGLAVNNLILYNFGGGIVKEDPERAIQLHAMYTGYIDSYGFFDRSKFSGIVKTEVKKGKTVISGLAMIAIPKGVWAQAGYNTLYGISAGLGFNISPSIAFEYNYEKGMGNFTNMGGSHEFTIAYKFKNKNYYYGDDEEGSLLDPAKPKPVLAKPSSGTTAERTDGAEKARLAADAKAKADAEALKVRLAAAEKVKADAAAAAKAKLEADNKAKADAEALKIKIAADNKAKADAAAAARAQTATVNRAVAAEQKTQAQLAADKARADAEARRIKLAADNKARVDAAAAARANAANANKPAATPQKTPAQLAADKAKADAEAMKLKLAADAKAKADAEAAKAKTAAENKPAATSQKTQAQLAAEAKAKADAEAAAKAKLAADKAKADAEALKIKLAADAKAKADAAEAKRKADAKAKAEAADLQSILAADAKAKADSDALQARLAAEAKAAAAAAAKTKASIDAANKAKLAAEAKAKAAEEAALKEKQAVEAKAKADEEARQARIAAEAKAKADAEALKAKLAADAKAKADAEALQAKLAADAKAKADAEALQAKLAADAKAKADAEALQAKLAADAKAKADAEALQAKLAADAKAKADAEALQAKLAADAKAKADEEARQARIAAEAKAKADAEALQAKLAADAKAKADAEALQAKLAADAKAKADMEALQAKLLADAKVKADAEATAKAKADAEAKKLQEAEEARLAKLAADAKAKADAEALQAKLAADAKAKADAKAKADAEALQAKLAADAKAKADAEALQAKLAADAKAKADAEALQAKIAADAKAKADAEALQAKLAADAKAKADAEALQAKLAADAKAKADAEALQAKLAADAKAKADAKAKADAEALQAKLAADAKAKADAEALQAKLAADAKAKADMEAAQAKLLADQKAKADAEATERLKAEEETRQLQLAEEARQAKLAADAKAKADAEALQAKLAADALAKAASAPKDDTAKAIDNLSQSIESASKMQKDLLAQFNTTVASKQRDLNDLREENDLSEKGIYKEPKPFKSVAAENSQLEALKSQLAEVNKAQKDEIEKLTNLYNERLKKVPNKNDALNKAYLEKINELKAAQLKMEQDSATLLSNLERIKAETEIEKKRRIKRAAYENDQGRYAQDVAALKRIKETTKLSSTPLTASDFDFGEDQSNMQIIKNIKNADGGYYLIIAVHSSVEKRDQFLAKAVAAGRSDVNFFYNVTTSKYYIYYEKFDGLSEATKALEAKGTKPYNGKMAIVKVEN, from the coding sequence ATGAAGAAAATTTTACTATTCATCACGCTATTTTACGGTTTTTCAAATACACTCTATTCTCAGGACAAAAATGAGGATGGAGTTGTTTCGTTTTCGTTACCTATTAGAAATTCTTTAAAATTCAATCGATATTTAATTAACCCGGCTTTTAGCTTTGTTCGTGAAACAAATGCATATGCCAGTTTTTATAATAAGAGACAATGGGTGCAGTTTGAGAATGCACCAAACACCTATTTAGCAAATTATTCGGGCCGTTTCAGAGAGAATGAAGCTTTTGCTTTTGGTCTGTTTCAGCAAAATTATGGTTTAATGACTGTCTTTGGAGGAATCGGAAACTTTGCTCATAACATCGTTTTAGAGCAGGACAGTAATTTAACTTTTGGTTTAAATGTTGGAGTTTACCAAAGTGGTTTAAACAAAGGAAAAATCATCACAAATGATCCAAATATTTTGATGGGTGATTATCCGTCAAATACTTTGCTTACGGTTAATCCGGGAGTAAATTACGGAACAGAGTTCCTTGACTTTGGATTAGCGGTAAATAATCTAATTCTTTACAATTTCGGTGGTGGAATTGTGAAAGAAGACCCTGAAAGAGCGATTCAGTTGCACGCCATGTATACAGGATATATTGACAGTTATGGTTTTTTTGACAGAAGTAAATTTTCAGGAATTGTAAAAACAGAAGTTAAAAAAGGTAAAACAGTAATCTCTGGACTTGCAATGATCGCAATTCCGAAAGGAGTTTGGGCACAAGCTGGATACAATACTTTATATGGAATTTCTGCCGGTCTTGGATTTAATATTTCTCCAAGTATCGCATTTGAATATAACTATGAAAAAGGCATGGGAAATTTTACCAATATGGGAGGTTCTCATGAGTTTACAATCGCTTATAAGTTTAAAAATAAGAACTATTACTACGGTGACGATGAAGAAGGTTCTTTACTAGATCCGGCTAAACCAAAACCAGTATTGGCCAAACCATCATCAGGAACAACCGCTGAGAGAACCGATGGTGCAGAAAAAGCGAGACTGGCTGCCGATGCTAAGGCTAAAGCAGATGCGGAAGCACTTAAAGTGAGACTTGCTGCAGCCGAAAAAGTGAAGGCTGATGCCGCCGCGGCAGCAAAAGCAAAATTAGAAGCGGACAATAAAGCGAAAGCTGATGCCGAGGCTCTTAAGATAAAAATAGCTGCTGACAATAAAGCAAAAGCTGATGCAGCTGCAGCCGCCAGAGCACAAACTGCCACAGTAAACAGAGCTGTTGCAGCAGAACAAAAAACACAGGCACAGCTGGCTGCAGACAAGGCAAGAGCCGATGCTGAAGCTCGTAGGATAAAATTAGCTGCGGACAATAAAGCGAGAGTAGATGCGGCTGCGGCTGCAAGAGCGAATGCTGCTAATGCTAATAAACCTGCAGCAACGCCACAAAAAACACCAGCTCAATTAGCTGCTGATAAAGCTAAAGCTGATGCCGAAGCTATGAAATTAAAATTAGCTGCAGATGCTAAAGCCAAGGCTGATGCGGAAGCTGCTAAAGCAAAAACTGCTGCAGAAAATAAACCGGCAGCAACATCACAAAAAACTCAGGCACAATTGGCCGCCGAAGCTAAAGCGAAAGCGGATGCCGAAGCTGCTGCGAAAGCTAAATTGGCCGCTGATAAAGCGAAGGCGGATGCGGAAGCTCTGAAAATAAAACTAGCGGCAGATGCTAAAGCCAAAGCAGATGCTGCAGAAGCAAAACGTAAAGCTGATGCTAAAGCGAAAGCGGAGGCTGCAGACTTACAATCCATTTTAGCTGCTGATGCAAAAGCTAAAGCCGATTCAGATGCGCTTCAGGCGAGACTGGCTGCTGAAGCCAAAGCCGCTGCCGCTGCTGCTGCGAAAACAAAGGCAAGTATAGATGCTGCCAATAAAGCAAAATTAGCTGCTGAAGCGAAAGCTAAAGCTGCTGAAGAAGCTGCCTTAAAAGAAAAACAAGCTGTTGAGGCTAAAGCCAAAGCAGATGAAGAAGCAAGACAAGCAAGAATTGCAGCTGAAGCCAAAGCTAAAGCAGATGCTGAGGCTCTTAAGGCAAAATTAGCTGCCGATGCAAAAGCTAAAGCGGATGCTGAAGCCCTTCAAGCGAAGTTGGCTGCCGATGCAAAAGCAAAAGCAGATGCTGAAGCCCTTCAAGCGAAGTTGGCTGCCGATGCAAAAGCAAAAGCAGATGCTGAAGCCCTTCAAGCGAAGTTGGCTGCGGATGCAAAAGCAAAAGCGGATGCTGAAGCTCTTCAAGCGAAGTTGGCTGCTGATGCTAAAGCCAAAGCCGATGCAGAAGCTCTTCAGGCGAAATTAGCTGCAGATGCTAAAGCTAAAGCTGATGAAGAAGCGAGACAAGCCAGAATTGCTGCTGAAGCTAAAGCTAAAGCGGATGCTGAAGCCCTTCAAGCGAAGTTGGCTGCGGATGCAAAAGCGAAAGCTGATGCGGAAGCCCTTCAGGCAAAATTAGCTGCTGATGCCAAAGCAAAAGCTGATATGGAAGCTTTACAAGCTAAATTACTTGCGGATGCAAAGGTAAAAGCGGATGCAGAAGCAACTGCTAAAGCGAAAGCTGATGCAGAAGCAAAAAAATTACAGGAAGCGGAAGAAGCCCGTTTGGCAAAATTAGCTGCTGATGCTAAAGCGAAAGCCGATGCAGAAGCTCTTCAGGCAAAGTTAGCTGCCGATGCTAAAGCGAAAGCTGATGCCAAAGCTAAAGCCGACGCAGAAGCCCTTCAAGCGAAATTAGCAGCAGATGCCAAAGCAAAAGCTGATGCAGAAGCTCTTCAGGCAAAGTTAGCCGCCGATGCTAAAGCTAAAGCCGACGCAGAAGCTCTTCAGGCTAAAATAGCTGCGGATGCCAAAGCTAAAGCCGACGCAGAAGCTCTTCAGGCTAAATTAGCAGCAGATGCCAAAGCAAAAGCTGATGCGGAAGCTCTTCAGGCGAAATTAGCTGCCGATGCGAAGGCAAAAGCAGATGCGGAAGCTCTTCAAGCGAAGCTAGCAGCAGACGCTAAAGCTAAAGCCGATGCCAAAGCGAAGGCTGATGCTGAAGCCCTTCAAGCGAAGTTAGCAGCAGATGCCAAAGCAAAAGCAGATGCGGAAGCTCTTCAGGCAAAATTAGCTGCTGATGCTAAGGCTAAAGCCGATATGGAAGCCGCACAAGCGAAGTTATTGGCAGATCAAAAAGCGAAGGCAGATGCGGAAGCGACAGAAAGATTAAAAGCCGAGGAAGAAACAAGACAGTTACAATTAGCAGAAGAAGCGCGTCAGGCAAAATTAGCTGCCGATGCTAAAGCCAAAGCGGATGCGGAAGCTCTTCAGGCAAAATTAGCTGCCGATGCACTTGCAAAAGCTGCTTCAGCTCCAAAAGATGATACAGCGAAAGCAATAGATAACTTATCTCAGTCTATCGAGAGCGCAAGTAAAATGCAGAAAGATTTATTGGCACAGTTTAATACAACAGTGGCAAGTAAACAAAGAGACTTGAACGACTTAAGAGAAGAGAATGATTTAAGTGAAAAAGGAATTTATAAAGAACCAAAACCTTTCAAAAGCGTAGCAGCCGAGAACAGTCAGCTGGAAGCTTTAAAATCTCAACTTGCTGAAGTAAATAAAGCACAGAAAGATGAAATTGAGAAGTTGACTAATCTTTACAATGAAAGGCTTAAAAAGGTTCCAAATAAAAACGATGCTTTGAACAAAGCTTATCTCGAAAAGATAAACGAGTTAAAGGCAGCACAATTGAAAATGGAACAGGATAGTGCAACATTACTTTCTAATTTAGAACGTATCAAGGCTGAGACTGAAATTGAGAAAAAACGTAGAATCAAACGTGCAGCATATGAAAATGATCAGGGCCGATATGCACAGGATGTTGCCGCTCTTAAACGTATTAAAGAAACAACGAAGTTAAGCAGTACGCCTCTAACAGCAAGTGATTTTGATTTTGGTGAAGACCAGTCAAATATGCAGATTATCAAGAATATTAAGAATGCTGATGGTGGATATTATTTAATTATTGCAGTTCACAGCAGCGTTGAAAAACGCGATCAGTTCCTTGCTAAAGCAGTTGCAGCAGGACGTTCGGATGTTAATTTCTTTTACAATGTAACGACAAGTAAGTATTACATCTATTATGAGAAATTCGATGGACTGTCAGAGGCTACAAAAGCACTGGAAGCAAAAGGGACTAAGCCATACAACGGGAAAATGGCAATTGTGAAAGTGGAGAATTAA
- the trpS gene encoding tryptophan--tRNA ligase, with amino-acid sequence MAKILTGVQSTGTPHLGNLLGAIIPAIELSNNPANESFLFIADLHSITQIKDGKTLRENTYSTAAAWLACGLNPDKVTFYRQSDVVQTTELTWYLSCFFPFQRLTLAHSFKDKADRLDDVNAGLFTYPMLMAADILLYDAEFVPVGKDQLQHLEITRDVASRFNHQMGETFVLPEAKIQEDIMLIPGTNGGKMSKSANNIINIFLDDKTLRKQVMSIETDSTPLEDPKNPDTCNAFAIYSLLASEAQIAEMRANYLGGNYGYGHAKQALFELITERFKTEREKYTYYMNNLDEVDAQLKKGASKASVIADGVLAKVREVLGFSK; translated from the coding sequence ATGGCAAAAATACTTACCGGTGTTCAGAGTACTGGAACGCCACACTTAGGCAATTTATTAGGAGCAATTATTCCTGCAATCGAATTATCAAACAATCCGGCAAATGAATCCTTTTTATTCATTGCTGATTTACACTCGATTACACAAATTAAAGACGGTAAAACTCTTAGAGAAAATACATACAGCACTGCCGCTGCCTGGCTGGCCTGTGGTCTAAATCCTGATAAAGTAACCTTCTACAGACAATCTGATGTGGTACAAACGACAGAATTAACCTGGTATTTAAGTTGCTTTTTTCCTTTTCAGCGTCTGACTCTGGCACATTCGTTTAAAGATAAAGCCGATCGTTTAGACGACGTTAACGCCGGACTTTTTACGTATCCCATGTTAATGGCCGCTGATATTTTATTGTATGATGCCGAGTTTGTTCCGGTTGGTAAAGATCAATTACAGCATTTAGAAATCACCCGTGATGTCGCTTCACGTTTCAACCACCAAATGGGAGAAACCTTTGTACTTCCTGAGGCTAAAATTCAGGAAGACATTATGCTGATACCGGGAACGAATGGTGGAAAAATGAGTAAATCTGCAAACAATATCATTAATATTTTCCTGGATGACAAAACGTTACGCAAACAGGTCATGAGTATTGAAACCGACAGTACCCCTCTTGAAGATCCTAAAAATCCGGATACCTGTAATGCTTTTGCAATCTATTCATTACTGGCGTCAGAAGCTCAAATTGCCGAAATGAGAGCAAACTATTTGGGTGGAAACTACGGTTACGGTCACGCCAAACAAGCTTTATTTGAGCTTATTACAGAAAGATTTAAAACCGAAAGAGAAAAATACACTTATTACATGAACAACCTTGATGAAGTTGATGCTCAACTGAAAAAAGGAGCTTCAAAAGCTTCAGTAATTGCTGATGGTGTTTTAGCCAAAGTAAGAGAAGTTCTGGGATTTAGTAAATAA
- a CDS encoding ATP-binding protein, which produces MQFSQILGQDYIKSHLIKSAASGRIPHAQLFIGPEGSGTLSTAIAYAQYILCNNTGDENSNGNDSCNLKFQNLSHPDLHFIYPTVTTEDVKTKPKSLDFIQDWRTFIQEMPYGGLFDWYKVLGVQNKQGEIRVEDAQEVLKSFSLKSYEGGYKIMIIWMADKMNIAASNKLLKLLEEPSDKTIFILISENEEDIIQTIRSRCQVIHFNGLPEKVIAEALVSKENIDEKLAFKIAHQAQGNFSKALHLIKEDDTELPFEQWFVNWVRAAFRAKGNAAAIQDLISWSEEIAGLGRESQKKFIQFCMEMFRQALLLNYQAPTLVYIEPKVDKFKLENFAPFVNGNNIHEIFKELSDAMYHIERNGNAKIILTDLSIKLTRLIHKK; this is translated from the coding sequence ATGCAATTTTCTCAAATTTTAGGTCAGGATTACATCAAAAGTCACTTGATAAAAAGTGCAGCTTCCGGACGAATTCCGCATGCACAACTTTTCATTGGGCCGGAAGGAAGTGGCACATTATCAACAGCAATTGCCTACGCACAATATATTTTGTGCAACAATACAGGAGACGAAAACTCAAACGGAAATGATTCCTGCAATTTGAAATTTCAAAACCTCTCTCATCCCGACCTGCATTTTATTTATCCCACAGTAACCACAGAGGATGTCAAAACAAAACCCAAAAGTTTAGATTTTATTCAGGACTGGCGTACTTTTATTCAGGAAATGCCTTATGGAGGTTTGTTTGACTGGTACAAAGTACTTGGTGTTCAAAACAAACAAGGAGAAATTCGTGTTGAAGATGCACAGGAAGTACTGAAATCATTTTCGTTAAAATCCTACGAAGGCGGATACAAAATTATGATTATCTGGATGGCCGATAAAATGAATATCGCTGCTTCCAATAAACTTTTGAAATTACTCGAAGAACCTTCGGACAAGACTATTTTCATTCTCATTTCTGAAAATGAAGAAGATATCATTCAAACCATCCGCTCCCGTTGCCAGGTCATTCATTTTAACGGGCTTCCCGAAAAAGTGATTGCAGAAGCTTTAGTTTCTAAAGAAAATATCGACGAAAAATTAGCTTTTAAAATTGCCCATCAGGCACAAGGAAATTTTAGCAAAGCTTTACATCTCATAAAAGAAGATGATACGGAGTTACCTTTCGAACAATGGTTTGTCAATTGGGTTCGTGCCGCGTTTAGAGCAAAAGGAAATGCCGCAGCCATTCAGGATTTAATCTCCTGGAGTGAAGAAATTGCCGGTTTGGGGCGTGAAAGTCAGAAAAAATTCATCCAGTTTTGCATGGAAATGTTTCGACAAGCTTTGCTGCTTAACTACCAGGCTCCTACTCTTGTGTACATTGAACCAAAAGTAGATAAATTCAAACTCGAAAATTTTGCGCCTTTTGTTAACGGAAACAATATTCACGAAATTTTCAAAGAACTTTCAGATGCGATGTATCATATCGAAAGGAACGGAAATGCAAAAATAATTCTAACCGACTTATCTATAAAACTGACTCGTTTAATCCACAAAAAATAG
- the recA gene encoding recombinase RecA, which produces MSSDKEAKLKALQLTLDKLDKTYGKGTVMKMGDRAIVEVETISSGSLGVDLALGVNGYPKGRIIEIYGPESSGKTTLTLHAIAEAQKAGGIAAFIDAEHAFDRNYAEKLGVDIENLIISQPDNGEQALEIAENLIRSGAIDIVVIDSVAALTPKSEIEGEMGDSKMGLHARLMSQALRKLTGTISKTNCTVFFINQLREKIGVMFGNPETTTGGNALKFYASVRLDIRRSSQIKDGENVIGNRTKVKIVKNKVAPPFKTAEFDIMYGEGVSKTGEILDLAVEFEIVKKAGSWFSYGDTKLGQGRDAVKALIKDNPELADELELKIKAHIKELADA; this is translated from the coding sequence ATGAGTTCAGACAAAGAAGCCAAATTAAAAGCGTTACAATTAACGCTTGATAAACTTGACAAAACCTACGGAAAAGGAACCGTAATGAAAATGGGCGACAGAGCCATTGTGGAGGTAGAAACGATTTCTTCTGGCTCACTTGGGGTTGATTTAGCCCTTGGAGTAAATGGATATCCAAAAGGAAGAATTATTGAAATATACGGTCCGGAATCATCTGGTAAGACCACTCTAACATTGCATGCAATAGCTGAAGCTCAAAAAGCAGGCGGAATAGCTGCCTTTATAGATGCTGAACATGCTTTCGACAGAAATTATGCTGAAAAATTAGGTGTAGATATCGAAAATTTAATCATCTCACAACCTGATAACGGGGAACAAGCTCTGGAAATTGCCGAAAATTTAATTCGCTCAGGAGCAATTGATATTGTGGTAATTGACTCTGTTGCTGCCTTGACTCCAAAAAGTGAAATCGAAGGTGAGATGGGAGATTCCAAAATGGGTCTTCATGCACGTTTGATGTCACAAGCATTGAGAAAGCTTACCGGAACCATCAGTAAAACAAACTGTACCGTTTTCTTCATCAACCAATTGAGAGAAAAAATTGGTGTTATGTTTGGTAATCCTGAGACTACAACGGGAGGTAATGCTTTAAAATTCTACGCTTCAGTACGTTTAGATATTCGTCGTTCTTCGCAAATTAAAGACGGTGAAAATGTAATCGGAAACAGAACCAAAGTTAAAATTGTAAAAAACAAAGTTGCTCCACCTTTCAAAACTGCCGAATTTGATATCATGTACGGAGAAGGAGTTTCTAAAACAGGTGAAATACTTGATCTTGCGGTTGAATTTGAAATCGTTAAAAAAGCAGGATCATGGTTTAGCTACGGAGACACCAAATTAGGACAAGGCCGCGATGCTGTAAAAGCTTTAATCAAAGATAATCCTGAATTAGCGGACGAACTTGAACTTAAAATTAAAGCTCATATCAAAGAATTAGCAGACGCTTAA
- a CDS encoding acyl-CoA thioesterase has translation MNAKHPSESLTILTDLVLPSETNPLNNLFGGELLARMDRAASIAARRHSRRIVVTASVNHVAFNRAISLGSVVTVEAKVSRSFKSSMEVFIDVWVEDRESGNRTKANEAIYTFVAVDDTGRPVEVPAILPETELEIQRFDAALRRKQLSLVLAGKLNPSDATELKALFL, from the coding sequence ATGAATGCAAAACACCCATCAGAGTCCCTTACTATCTTAACCGATTTAGTTTTACCAAGTGAAACAAATCCTTTAAACAACCTATTTGGTGGCGAATTATTAGCCCGAATGGATCGTGCCGCAAGTATTGCAGCCCGCAGACATTCCCGCCGAATTGTAGTTACAGCCTCTGTAAATCACGTGGCTTTTAACAGAGCCATTTCGTTGGGAAGTGTTGTGACCGTTGAAGCAAAAGTTTCAAGATCTTTCAAAAGTTCAATGGAAGTTTTCATTGATGTTTGGGTAGAAGACCGCGAATCTGGTAACAGAACCAAAGCCAACGAAGCCATTTACACTTTTGTAGCAGTAGACGATACCGGAAGACCTGTAGAAGTACCTGCTATATTGCCTGAAACTGAACTTGAAATACAGCGTTTTGATGCCGCTTTGCGTCGTAAACAGCTTAGTTTAGTACTGGCCGGGAAACTAAATCCTTCAGATGCCACAGAATTAAAGGCTTTATTCTTGTAG
- a CDS encoding lysophospholipid acyltransferase family protein gives MKGLKIIFWVLWRVWFYILMAIPILIMLPFLLISIASEKGYPYFFKMARIWAKFILFGMGFYYKVEREEKLVRNKSYMIVANHTSMTDIMLMLALVKNPFVFVGKKELSKIPLFGFFYKRTCILVDRSSSKSKNEVFKRAQKRLNQGLSICIFPEGGVPDDESILLDEFKDGAFRLAIEHQIPIVPIVFADNKERFSYTFFSGSPGKMRAKVLPFVSTDGLTADHRKELRDQVRQMIYKDLLKFKNKE, from the coding sequence ATGAAAGGATTAAAAATTATATTTTGGGTTTTATGGCGTGTATGGTTTTATATTTTAATGGCCATTCCGATATTGATTATGCTGCCGTTTTTGCTAATTTCTATAGCATCAGAGAAGGGTTACCCCTATTTTTTTAAAATGGCCCGCATTTGGGCTAAATTTATCCTTTTCGGGATGGGTTTTTATTATAAAGTCGAGCGTGAAGAGAAGCTGGTTCGAAATAAAAGCTATATGATCGTGGCCAATCATACTTCGATGACTGATATTATGCTGATGCTGGCTCTTGTTAAAAATCCGTTTGTTTTTGTTGGAAAGAAAGAGCTTTCAAAGATTCCTTTGTTTGGGTTTTTCTATAAGAGAACCTGTATTTTGGTTGATCGCAGTTCTTCGAAGAGTAAAAATGAGGTTTTTAAAAGAGCACAAAAAAGACTTAATCAAGGACTTAGTATTTGTATTTTTCCTGAAGGCGGAGTTCCGGACGATGAATCTATTTTACTGGATGAGTTCAAGGACGGTGCTTTCCGTTTGGCAATAGAGCACCAGATTCCAATAGTTCCCATTGTTTTTGCGGACAACAAGGAACGTTTCTCCTATACTTTTTTCAGTGGAAGTCCCGGAAAAATGCGTGCAAAGGTACTTCCTTTTGTTTCTACTGATGGATTAACTGCTGACCATAGAAAAGAACTTCGGGATCAGGTAAGACAGATGATTTATAAAGATTTACTGAAGTTTAAAAACAAAGAGTAA